One Tamandua tetradactyla isolate mTamTet1 chromosome 19, mTamTet1.pri, whole genome shotgun sequence genomic region harbors:
- the MED28 gene encoding mediator of RNA polymerase II transcription subunit 28, with product MAAPLGGMFSGQPPGSLAPPPGLPGQASLLHAAPGAPRMSNSTLVDELESSFEACFASLVSQDYVNGTDQEEIRTGVDQCIQKFLDIARQTECFFLQKRLQLSVQKPEQVIKEDVSELRNELQRKDALVQKHLTKLRHWQQVLDDINGQHKKPAEIPQGSLAYLEQASANIPAPMKQT from the exons ATGGCGGCTCCGTTGGGTGGTATGTTCTCTGGGCAGCCACCCGGGTCCTTGGCGCCCCCGCCAGGACTTCCGGGCCAGGCTTCGCTTCTTCACGCTGCACCAGGGGCTCCGAGAATGTCTAATAGTACCTTGGTGGACGAATTGGAGTCATCTTTCGAG GCTTGTTTTGCTTCTCTGGTGAGTCAGGACTATGTCAATGGCACTGATCAGGAGGAAATTCGCACTG gtgttgATCAGTGTATCCAGAAATTTCTGGATATTGCGAGACAGACAGAATGTTTTTTCCTACAAAAAAGATTACAGTTGTCTGTTCAGAAACCAGAACAAGTCATCAAAGAG GACGTCTCAGAACTAAGGAATGAATTACAGCGTAAAGATGCCCTGGTCCAGAAACATTTGACAAAACTGAGGCATTGGCAGCAGGTGCTGGATGACATCAACGGGCAGCACAAAAAGCCTGCTGAAATCCCTCAAGGGTCCTTGGCCTACCTCGAGCAGGCATCTGCTAATATCCCTGCACCTATGAAGCaaacctga